The DNA region CCGCCTCAGAGGTCATTAAGGCGTTTCTTGAGAAAGTTGTTATAGTTATCCCTCAGTTCGGATAAACTGTCTCCCCCAAATTTTTCCAAGAACAAACAAGCTATCTCCCAAGCAACTACCGCCTCCCCTATAATCCCTACTGAGGGAACGACACAGGTATCGCTCCTGATGTAGGGAGCTTTTGTCTCTTCTTTCGTTACCATATCGAAGGAAGAAATCCCTTTTCTCAAGGTTGGAATGGGCTTGACAAAAAGCCTCAGCCGGATCATCTCGCCATTTGAGACGCCTCCTTCTATCCCTCCGGCATTGTTCGTTCGCCTCCTCATCCCCTCTTCGTAATAAAGGGCATCGTGGAATTGGGAACCGGATACCCTGCTCCCCAAAATCCCCTCCCCTATCTCCACCGCCTTAACCGAAGGGATGCTCATCAACGCTCCTACCAAACGGCAGTCCAGTCTTCTATCGTAATGGACATAGGAACCGATCCCCGGAGGAAGTCCCTTTGCCAAAACCTCACACACTCCTCCTAATGTATCACCTTCCTCCTCAGCTTCCCCAATCCTCTCCTTTATCTTTGATGTAGCCTCGTTATCGAGACAGAAGAGATCGGACCCATCCCTCGCCTTCCTCGTCTCCGAAGTAAAATCATCGAGCTCGACCTCCGCTTCTAC from Acidobacteriota bacterium includes:
- the aroC gene encoding chorismate synthase; the encoded protein is MLRFLTAGESHGRALVGIIEGMVAGVRISKEEIDRELKLRKRAWGRGKRASFEEDRVEILSGVIEGLTIGSPISLMIRNREKKLDTGTVPRPGHADLPGVIKYGFKNIHLVAERASARETAMRVAIGSIAKQFLLNFGIEFFSHTLAIGGVEAEVELDDFTSETRKARDGSDLFCLDNEATSKIKERIGEAEEEGDTLGGVCEVLAKGLPPGIGSYVHYDRRLDCRLVGALMSIPSVKAVEIGEGILGSRVSGSQFHDALYYEEGMRRRTNNAGGIEGGVSNGEMIRLRLFVKPIPTLRKGISSFDMVTKEETKAPYIRSDTCVVPSVGIIGEAVVAWEIACLFLEKFGGDSLSELRDNYNNFLKKRLNDL